A single window of Candidatus Poribacteria bacterium DNA harbors:
- a CDS encoding MBL fold metallo-hydrolase encodes MKITVLGSGTSTGVPEYKCECETCEDARKFGSKNYRTRPSIHIERDDKHLQFDLGPNFIDQIDRNKIDWIDAVVFTHCHADHVSGTNDIVMPCRKQQMDMPIYGPEETIRILQRNFDYMFSKETFQGGGVGHLLPNIVQEPFQLHGFELIPIPVEHAAVQTFGYRIDNFGYVPDVKRLPDSSRALLQGIDLLIIDALSFNPRHPTHFSVGEALEVVEALQPQETYFTHIMHRLDHRYFPDQCAEQEIDLPENVYLSYDGQVFELS; translated from the coding sequence ATGAAAATTACTGTTCTCGGTTCAGGCACTTCGACAGGGGTTCCCGAATATAAGTGCGAGTGTGAAACTTGCGAAGATGCCCGAAAGTTTGGGTCCAAAAATTATCGGACGCGCCCATCAATTCATATTGAAAGGGATGATAAGCACCTACAATTCGATCTCGGTCCCAATTTCATAGATCAGATTGACCGCAACAAAATTGATTGGATTGACGCTGTTGTTTTTACCCATTGCCACGCAGATCATGTGAGCGGGACAAATGACATTGTCATGCCGTGTCGTAAACAACAGATGGATATGCCCATCTACGGCCCGGAGGAGACCATCCGCATCCTGCAGCGCAATTTTGATTATATGTTCAGTAAAGAAACCTTTCAGGGTGGTGGCGTGGGGCACCTGCTACCTAACATTGTGCAAGAACCGTTTCAGTTGCATGGGTTTGAGCTCATCCCAATTCCGGTTGAACATGCTGCGGTACAAACCTTCGGCTATCGAATTGATAACTTCGGTTACGTGCCTGATGTGAAGCGACTGCCCGATTCTTCTAGAGCGTTACTGCAAGGCATTGATTTACTAATTATTGACGCGCTCAGTTTTAATCCGCGCCATCCAACCCATTTCTCGGTCGGGGAAGCGTTAGAGGTTGTCGAGGCACTGCAGCCCCAAGAGACCTATTTTACGCATATCATGCACCGACTTGACCATCGGTACTTTCCGGATCAGTGCGCTGAACAGGAGATTGATCTGCCCGAAAATGTGTATCTATCCTATGATGGGCAGGTATTTGAGCTTTCTTGA